One Microbacterium sp. zg-B96 genomic region harbors:
- a CDS encoding copper resistance CopC family protein produces MSPGIYASLTRRAALIAAAAGLALMAVLGSAGAASAHDGLIASDPAIGATVDALPEQVTLTFSNFPIDEPGATLMAVTDAACTDLTAGDPVVDGTDVTQALQGTATGVITVTWKITSSDGHPTEDQFTFTVGAGDAAATPAPADCDGTAAETSTATPETGSTPPALLWTIAGVVLAAVIAVVAYLLISRARRRRDLQRTREAAADSGDRRPDED; encoded by the coding sequence ATGTCACCAGGAATTTACGCATCGCTCACGCGTCGTGCCGCCCTCATCGCCGCCGCCGCCGGACTGGCCCTGATGGCCGTGCTCGGCTCCGCCGGTGCGGCGTCCGCCCACGACGGGCTCATCGCCAGCGATCCCGCGATCGGCGCCACGGTGGATGCACTGCCCGAACAGGTCACACTCACCTTCAGCAACTTCCCGATCGACGAGCCCGGGGCCACCCTCATGGCGGTGACGGATGCCGCCTGCACAGACCTCACCGCCGGCGATCCCGTCGTCGACGGCACCGATGTGACCCAGGCTCTGCAGGGAACGGCGACCGGTGTGATCACGGTGACGTGGAAGATCACCTCCAGCGACGGCCACCCCACCGAGGACCAGTTCACGTTCACCGTCGGCGCCGGCGACGCCGCGGCCACCCCCGCACCGGCCGACTGCGACGGCACGGCCGCGGAGACCTCGACGGCAACGCCGGAGACCGGCAGCACTCCCCCCGCCCTGCTGTGGACGATCGCCGGTGTCGTGCTGGCCGCGGTGATCGCGGTGGTCGCGTACCTGCTGATCTCCCGCGCCCGCCGCCGGCGCGACCTGCAGCGCACCCGCGAGGCCGCCGCCGACAGCGGGGACCGGCGCCCCGACGAGGACTAG